CAGAGACGACAGCTTTCAGGGCCTTGTAACCATCGTACTCGATATGCCACCCATTTATCGGGAAAGCGGAATACAAGATGCCCGGAAGATTTCTATAACCCTGCTGGATGCACAGCAGCGCCTGTTTTTCGGTCCTGAACCGGGAGAAAATCCCATAAACCTGAAAATGCAGATAACAGATGAAGTCTGGCAGATGCTGGTGATGCCTAAAAACAGCTGGCAGATCGAGTACTTCCGCGTAATGCAGCCCTTTTTCTTCATGACCATAATAATTGCGCTGTTTTCCGGCGGCGGCCTTTTTCTCCTGGCCCGGAAGATGTTCTCCCTTTCCCGAAAAGCCCGACTGGAACAACTGCGCTACAAAAACCTTTTTAACAGCATCAGTGATGCTATTTTTGTCACCGACGAACAAAGACGCATCATTGATGCCAACCAGCCTGCCCTGCAGAGCATGTTCGGGTATGACCTGGACGAGATTGCCGGAAAGGATACATCCCTGATTTATGCATCCCGAAGTGACTTTGATAAGATCGGGAATCTGCTTTCAGAAAAATCCACAGACAGAACCGGCACCCTCCTGGAGGTAGCTCTTAAACGGAAGGACGGTTCAGTTTTTCCGGCGGAAATAAGCATTCCCAGGTATCTGGATAACCGGGGAAAAACCATCGGTAAAATCGGAATAATCCGGGACATAACGGACAGAAAATTAGCCCGCGAAGCCCTGCACCGTGAAATCGAAGAAAAGAAAACACTCCTGAGGGAGATTCATCACCGGGTAAAAAATAACCTGAACATCGTGGCCAGTCTGCTGAATCTGCAAAAGAACGAGTTCCAGACCGAGGTATCGGCCCGTCAGTCCTTTGACGATATGGCAAAACGTATCCACTCCATGGCCATGATACATGATTCCCTCTACAACAGCGGAAGCCTTTCCAGTGTTACCATGTCAACGTATATACGGAAACTTATCAGCGAACTGAATGCCTCCCTGGGAAGACCTCCGCTGATAAGGATTGATGCCGACCTCGAGGACATCCAGCTGAATATAACCAGCGCTGTTCCCTGCGGAATTCTCATCAACGAACTGATTACCAACGCCATCAAGCATGCGTTCCGGGACCGTTCAGAAGGCAGAATCCATGTGTCCCTTGGGAAAAAAACTGGAACGCATACCATTGTGCTGACAGTCAAGGATAACGGCAGCGGCCTGAATCCCGATTTCTCACTGGAATCATCTGCATCCCTTGGCATGCGACTGATACAGCTTTTGACATCCCAGCTGGACGGTACCTTGAGCTACAACAGTAACCAGGGCGCGACCTTCAGCGTGGAGTTCGAGGAGTGATAGAGTTGATACTTAGCCATACATAATTAATATACAGATTATTCTTCTGTTGTAAATATATAGCTCGAACTATAAACCGTACCCCCACGTGAATGGGTAACATAACGCCATGTATAGGTTACACCAGGCTGAAGTTTCTGTGAAAGAGGGACAATAAAATAATTAACATCCAGACCTGGAGCAACTGTTGTCCAAACATGACCGTTCAATATCTGCAGATCGTAGGTGGCAAGAAATGTGCCCGGCCATTGTATCGTCGGGGTCAGGGAAACCCCCTTCTCCTTATTGAATGGATATACAGGTGAAACATAGATTATCCTGCTCCCTGCAGGCGACCAGTTGTATCGGGCATCCCGTTCCATGACAGACACTGTATTGCTTCCATACGCAAGACTCGATCCGGGTGTATAACTGGTTGCTGTGGTAGAACTGCTCCAATTCCCGCTGTTCAATCTGTATTGATAGACGCCAGCTCCGCCGTTACCCCCGGTAGACCAGCTCCACGTGGGTGTACGGTCCAAAGTAGGTGATGTTCCGGATACAGACGGGGCATTCGGAGGAATAGAATCGATGTAAATCGTATCGGAATCCTGGGAGAAATTGCCCGCCCGATCATACACTGTAACTGTTGCAGATTTATTCACATAATTTGCCGCACCAAAATAGGCATTTGTCGATACGGGTGAACTTGATATATGTGTAAACAAGCCTGCGATATCCGTAGTATCAACCTTAACAAAGAGCTCACTAAGAGAACTGCTCCCCGCGTCGGACACTGAATATGTAAGTGGTACAGCGGTTGATGTAGAATATGAGGCTCCTCCGGCCAGGGATACTCCTGATACGACAGGATCGAGACTGTCCAACTTAATGTTAACTGCTACAGGATTTCCTATAATATATGTGCCGCCTATCGTACATGAAACTCGAAACCACACAGTTTTATTACCTTCGCCTGTGGATAATTCAAAGGGAACTGTTGTTGCTGTTAAGGCGCTTAATGAACCATTTACTTTCGGATCCCCAAAGTTCTCGTTTTCACTGACCACATAGTCGATTGACGAACCAGCATCATTTACAGAAATACCGATATTCACAGTCCGTGAATCCGTATAGCCACTGAGACTGGCTGGATTCTGACTGATGACAGTAAATGATCCTGCCGGGAATTTGCCGGTAGTGAATCCCCATGAAACGCTCTCCTGTAAGGAGCTGTTATCAGTTCCACGCACCCCATTCACGGTTATAGTGTACGAGTGCTCACTCTGGAAGGGGGTTTCCGGTCGTATGGTCAGAACGTTTGTTACACTGTTAAAATCAGGATTATCAAAGGCGAGTCCGCTTGTCCCATCGCTGATATACACTGTGTCAGAACTTACTGACGTTAGAGCAACAGACCTGTCGAATTCTATTTCCAGAGGATCCTGCGGATTAATATTTTCAGCGCCTTTTCCCGGACTAAAACTTACCACCTCCAAAAACAGATCATTCGCGATCTTTACCTCAGTCTCGACCTCCGTGACAAAATCTATGGGTTCCGAGCAGGTTGTAACAAGGAGCAAGGCTGCAGAGAGCATAAAAATACCGATTAACCGTTTCATGTCTACTCCTCCTCGTCCCAGCTGCCCACTTCCCGCTTAAGCGCCTGGGAAGCCCGTCCGGTCCCCTCCTGCGCTGATCCAAGATAGGCAAACTCCGATGCCAGTCCCGGAGCAGTGCTCCGGAGTTTCTGCAGAGCCCTGTCGGTCTCATCGTAGCGTTCCAGTTCGTAACTCGCCCTGGCCACCCCCAGGAGGGCCTTACTGTTGTTTGGAGCCGTCCTGCTCGCCCGGTCGTAATACTCCAGGGCCCGGGACATCTC
Above is a genomic segment from Marispirochaeta aestuarii containing:
- a CDS encoding histidine kinase dimerization/phosphoacceptor domain -containing protein — encoded protein: MKKVNEEIKRQILGLLAVVLFVGTIWGIVNSWYFALAREYTRNHFVELALPYRESFIGAIKERFALVEGLASFASAVPEETVSTAFNDFAAGIFDEKKGIRNISIAPGGIQKYVYPLRTNEIVSGHNLLKDPRPEVQKDIKLAMETGELIISGPYELRQGGQGLIARKALFRDDSFQGLVTIVLDMPPIYRESGIQDARKISITLLDAQQRLFFGPEPGENPINLKMQITDEVWQMLVMPKNSWQIEYFRVMQPFFFMTIIIALFSGGGLFLLARKMFSLSRKARLEQLRYKNLFNSISDAIFVTDEQRRIIDANQPALQSMFGYDLDEIAGKDTSLIYASRSDFDKIGNLLSEKSTDRTGTLLEVALKRKDGSVFPAEISIPRYLDNRGKTIGKIGIIRDITDRKLAREALHREIEEKKTLLREIHHRVKNNLNIVASLLNLQKNEFQTEVSARQSFDDMAKRIHSMAMIHDSLYNSGSLSSVTMSTYIRKLISELNASLGRPPLIRIDADLEDIQLNITSAVPCGILINELITNAIKHAFRDRSEGRIHVSLGKKTGTHTIVLTVKDNGSGLNPDFSLESSASLGMRLIQLLTSQLDGTLSYNSNQGATFSVEFEE
- a CDS encoding Ig-like domain-containing protein produces the protein MKRLIGIFMLSAALLLVTTCSEPIDFVTEVETEVKIANDLFLEVVSFSPGKGAENINPQDPLEIEFDRSVALTSVSSDTVYISDGTSGLAFDNPDFNSVTNVLTIRPETPFQSEHSYTITVNGVRGTDNSSLQESVSWGFTTGKFPAGSFTVISQNPASLSGYTDSRTVNIGISVNDAGSSIDYVVSENENFGDPKVNGSLSALTATTVPFELSTGEGNKTVWFRVSCTIGGTYIIGNPVAVNIKLDSLDPVVSGVSLAGGASYSTSTAVPLTYSVSDAGSSSLSELFVKVDTTDIAGLFTHISSSPVSTNAYFGAANYVNKSATVTVYDRAGNFSQDSDTIYIDSIPPNAPSVSGTSPTLDRTPTWSWSTGGNGGAGVYQYRLNSGNWSSSTTATSYTPGSSLAYGSNTVSVMERDARYNWSPAGSRIIYVSPVYPFNKEKGVSLTPTIQWPGTFLATYDLQILNGHVWTTVAPGLDVNYFIVPLSQKLQPGVTYTWRYVTHSRGGTVYSSSYIFTTEE